The genomic segment GTCGTGGGTCATCTTCACCTGGGACGTTGCTGGCAACGCCGCAAGCGACGCGCACAGCAACAGGGTCAAAGCGAATAGGTACTTCATGCGATTCTCCGTCGTAAAAATGTCTTAGGCGATCTTGGAACCAATATCGTTGGTGTTATCCAGAACTCACGGCGGCAGCGACGCCGGCCCTCGCCTGCCATCTCGACTCTACTGCTTGATGACTGTGCCGTCCCGCAGTCGGATCTCTCCCCAGCCGCCATTCAAAGGGCTCGAGGTGAAAGGAGATTTCGCTGCCACTTTGTCATCAATCTCGATGCCCCACCCGGGCTTCTCACTGACCCAGAGATAGCCGTCTTTCATCTCAGGACATCCCTGGAAGATGGCCTGCGTGCGCTCGTTGAAGGGCGTGTATTCCTGGATGCCGAAGTTGTAGCTCACCAGATCAAGGGTGGCATTGGCCATGTGGCCGACGGGAGAAACATCTCCGGGCCCATGCCAAGCGGTCTTCACTTCATACTGCTCGGCGAGGATAGCAATCTTGCGCGCCGGACTGAAACCACCCACCTGGGAAAGATGTACGCGAATGTAGTCGATCAATCGCCCTTCGATCAGCGGCCGCCACTCATGCGGAGAGTTAAAGAGCTCGCCCATCGCGATCGGGGTGGCGCAGTTCTGGCGGATCTGCCGGAAGTATTCGAGATCTTCAGGAGAAAGCGGGTCTTCAAGAAAAAACATTCGATACTGCTCGGCTTCCTTGCAGAACTGCACCGCCTCGTTAGGCGTAAGGCGCTCGTGCATATCATGGAGGAGTTCAATCTCTTCGCCAAGTTCTCTGCGGCAAAACTCAAGCAGTTTCAAATTGCGGCGCATGGCGAGCGCGGGGTCGAAGAGCGGTTGGTCGTGCAGAGCCTTGGGGCGCTTATCGCTCGAATGTGCCGCGCCATAGCCCGACATGCCGGGAAGCTCCACCTGAACGCGCACGTGGCGGAATCCCTGATCAATGTATTTCTTCGCTGCATCCACCACGTCCTGATACTCGGCGCCGCTGGCATGCGTGTAGCAGTCCACTGCCTCGCGGCATTTGCCGCCCGCAAGCTGATAGACCGGCATTCCGGCCTGACGGCCTTTGATATCCCATAGTGCTTGGTCAATCCCGCTAAGTGCGTTGTTCAGTACGGGACCGTTCTTCCAATACGAGCTGTCGTAGCAGGACTGCCAGATATCTTCGATCCGATCCGTCGTCTTGTTGAGCAGGAATGGCTTGAGATATTTCTCAACCGCAGGCCTGACCAGATCTGCTCGCTGCGTAAACGTGGCGCAACCGTAACCGTAGAGTCCGGGTTGATCCGTGGTAATCTTCACCACCGTCAGCCGGAAACCTGCAGGCTGGCACTCAATCACGCTGATGTCTTTAATTCGCGGCTGTGGGGTCGCCCGCGTGGCCCGCGCAAATTGTTCCTGCGCTTTTACTGAGCGCGGAGCGAGGGCGAGCATTCCCGTTCCTGCGATCGTCCTTAAGAAATCACGCCGGCCTGCATGCATGTCTCCCGCCCTCCCCCAATTCACTCTCCAACCCTCGAAAGGCACACGCCAAAGATGCGAATCCGAGCAGGGTGATTCTGATTCGGCTTTCGAAGAGACGCCAGTTTACCACCACGTTGAACAGCAACCCCGCGTCATTGGGCGGCCGGATTGTGAGGAGTTTCGCGTTTTGCCGTTCTTCTGCTCGGGTGCTTGGTTGTTTCCTGGACCACAGCGGCGCCCAGTCGTTTGCCTATCCGGTCGAACGCTGGAGTAGGCCCCCGCCACCGCAGTTCATCGATCGACTCAAAGACCGGAACATGGGTGCGTAAAGTAGCCAGATCGCGAAAGAGCAGGGCCGCTTCGTAATTCTCTCGGAGGTTTTCGGGCAATTGCGCGGACGCAGCAACCTGCACGTGCCACTCTCGAGCACTGCTTGGAATCTGCTCGATATGCCTGAAGCGCGAAAGCACGGAAGCTGTACTCTTCGCGCCCCATCCGGGCAGTCCCGGATAGCCATCCGCGGCATCGCCGACCAGGGCGAGATAATCCGGAATTGATTGAGGCCCAACGCCGAACTTCGCGAGAACTCGGGCTCGTCTCTGACCAGCTTTTGGCGACGGTCCAGTTGCACAACGCGCTTTCCACGACCGCAGTGGGCCAGGTCTTTGTCCGGAGTGCAAATGATCACCTGCTCCACTTGAGAATCAGCCTCCGCCTTGGCTGCTGCGGACGCGAGCGCGTCATCGGCTTCAAACTCAATCATTGGCCACACCAAAATCCCTGCGGCCGTGAGCGTCTCCTCGAGCAGTCCGAACTGACTGAGCAACTCGGGCTCGATGCCCTCGCTAGTTTTGTATCCGGGCCAGAGGTCGTTTCGGAACGACTCGATCACATGATCAGTCGCTACCCCGACGTGCGTAGCGCCGCTCTTGATCGTGCCCAGGATGGATCCAAGGACGCCGCGCACTGCGGCGACCTCGCGGCCCTCCGCATCCTTCGCACACGGGAGCGCGTGGAAGTGCCGAAACAACTCAGAGGTCCCATCAACCAGGTGTACATGCATCCAGAAAACCAGAAGCCAGCATACACCAGTCGTGAACCTTGCTTCTGAACCTCGGGTCACCCGCTTCAGTCCTGCTGAGCGGCCGCCGTGAACTGCGCAGCCGGCAGCGCTTCAGCGCCGGCTGAAGTGAAAGGCTATACCAGTACTCAGTTGAAGAATGTTCTGGTGATCGTTCTGTCCGTTATGAAAGAGCGTGACAAGATAGTCGGCCTCGACCGCGCGCCAGGAGATGCGGCTCTCTGGACGCAGTCGCAGATCCAGGCCGCCGCCCACATTGGAAGCAAACACTACAGAAGGGTTCGCTGCGGCAGTGTTTCCTTCCACCAGGCTGCCTCCAGCATGAGCGCCCCCGGCCAGCACCTGGCCGAAGGGCTCCAGGCGTCCCGTCGGAAGAACATGCCTGTAGCGCACACCCGCTGTGAATGTGGTCAGCGTCAGATCGTAATCGTGTGCGGCGATCTTGCCGGCATGGCCGGCGGTCACGTCTCCTGCGAGAGAGAAGTGGCCGCCAGGCAGCGGATAGGCGAAAGAGGCACGGCCCCCTTGTGGAGAGAAGCAGCCACACTGGTCCACGGGGGCGTTGGATCGAAGGTAGGTATATTCCAGGCTTAACTCGGGGCCCGAGCTTACGGGGCGGGCGGTAGACTGTGCTGCCGCAGTCATCGAGGTTGCGGCGATGGCCAACAGAAGTGCGAATCGTATTCTCATGGGCATTCTCCTTTAATTCACCGTCAACTGGACTGTGGTGGTATGCACGTCGGAGCCGCTACTCGCCGTGACAGTGATGATGGAGGTGACGCTGGTGCGCGGCAGGGCAAAACCTCCGCCGCAGCCGGTCACTGCGGCAGCCGCGGCCAGCGAAGCGAGAACAATCAGGCCCACCTGCATGCGGCGCGACCACTTCCCTCGCAGTCGTTTAGGAATAGCGAAGAAGAGCAGCGCCAATGCCGGTGAGCCTATCGGCCACAGCGGCTCGAGGCCGCGATACGCAGCCATCGTTGCTGCGGTTTGAATCGTCATGACAGAATCCGCGGTGCCGCTGCCCGGTGTGACCGACGCGGGAGAGAAACCCGCAGTAGCTCCAGAGGGGAGCCCGGAAGCTGACAGCGTGACTGCTTTGTTGTATGGCCCTCCCGTTGTTCCCACGGTGAGGTGAAATTGGGCTGAGCCGCCGGCCGCGATGGTGGCCGTCGACGTGGTTGCGGCGACGGTGAAGTCGCCTTGCTGCACGGCTACTCCCGTTCCCGAAAGACCCGTGCTTTGCGGCGAGTTGGCAGCGTTGTCCGTCACGAGCAACGTTCCGGGCAGCGATCCTATGGCGGTCGGTGTAAAGACCACGCTGACGGTACAAGTCGCGCCCACGTCGAGAGAACTGCCGCACGTAGTGGTCGCCGAGTAGTTCGCGGACGCGATGGCGGCTTGCGGTCGTACCTTGCCCGATACGCTGGGCTGACTTTCCGAGAGTGACACGGTAATGCTGGTCAGCGGTGCGGTCCCCGTGTTCTTCACCGTGATCGACTGAGCGGTGCTGCTGGATCCCTGGGTCTGACTGCCGAACGCCAGCGAGCCAGGTGTGAGTGTTACCACTGGCGCGGCAGGTGCGGTTCCGGTTCCGGTGAGGGCCACTGTGGGAGCGTCGCCGCTGGTGTTGCTGCTGACTGACAGTGTTGCGGACTGCGCGCCGGTCGTCTGCGGCGTGAATACAATCGCAAGTGCGCAGCTTGCGCCAGCGGCCAGGGAACTGCCGCAGGTGCTTGTCTGGGTGAAGGAACTCGAGCCGGTGATAGGAAATCCGGTCAACGTGAGCGTGGCATTGCCGGTATTCTTCAGCGTCACGGTCCGCGCGCTGCTCGAAGTACCTGTTGTTTGATTGCCGAAGTCCAGAGATGCCTGATTGAAAGTAGCCACCGCCGATGTCTGAATCGTGTACGTGGCGGAGGCGACCGCGCTCGTCGTGTAGCCGCTGCCTGCCGCAATAGCCTTTATGGTTTCTGTAGCAGATACGGCGACCGGGCTCGTGTAGTTGGCGGAACTCGTCGTAGGAGCGGAGCCGTCAATGCTGTAGTAGATAGTTGCGCCTGTCGTCGAACTGCTGATCGTTACGCTCTGTGCGGTCGAGTAAGTGCCGCCTGCCGGGGAGAAGGTTGGTGCGGCAGCTTGAGCCAAGTTGATCGTCTGCGTAAGCGAAGCACTGCTCGACGAGAATCCTGAATCGCCCTGATACGCGGCTTTCACGGTGTGCGTGCCTGCCGTCAGTGTCGACGTGTTGTAAGAGGCAGCGCCCCCATTCAGCGCTATGGTATCTACATCGGTGCCGTCAACGCTGAATACCACGTTGCCCGTTGGTGTCGTGCTTCCTGAGGACGCGTCAACTGTAGCGTCGAAGATCACCTTCTGGCCAACCGTGGCCGGATTTGCGCTGGAGGTGAGTGTCGTCGTGGTCGCAACGGCGGCCGGATTGGTGTCGAAGGCGGCGACGAATCCGGTGGTGGCGAATTCGCTACCTGTCTTGTTGGTGGTCTGGAAGGCTCTGCTGGTTGCCGGGAAATCCCTGGCGACGGTGCCGCCTGCGACAAATGCGTGGCCTGCCGCATCGATGGCAATGGCGTCTCCGAACGTGCCTTTCGTGGCGCCGCCCAGGCAGGTAGAGTAGGCCAGCGCGGTGCCGGCTGCATTGATGCGGGTGATAAAGGCCGATCCGAGAGTGGCAGCGGTGGATTGGAATGCGTCTGCAGTTACAGGGAAGCCTGGCAGCGTGTCGCCGGTGACGTACGCTTCACCGGCGCTGCTGACTCGAAGGCTGCGGACGCCGTCGTTGAATTGCGTCGAGGGCGGTCCAAGGAACGTGGAGTAAACAAGAGCCGAGCCTGCGGCGTTGAGATGGGTGACAAATCCCGCGCCGCTGTGGCCGGCGCCCTGAAACGCGCCCGCGGTCACGGGAAAGTCGCTGGACTCTGAGTGGCCGCCAACATAGACGGTGCTGGCACTGTCAACCGCGATTGTCTTGACAATGTCTTTCGTGCTTCCACCTAAGTAGGTGGAGTAGACCAGGGCGGATCCGGATGGGTTCAATTTCGAAACGAAGCTGATGGCGTTGGGTGCAACGTTGGTCTGTTGGAATGCGCCGGGCGTCACCGGAAAATTCTGGGATGATGTCACACCGCCTACGTAGGCGTTACCGGCGGCGTCCAGGGCGATGGCGTTTCCCGAGTCGTAATTCGCGCCGCCCAGGTAGGTGGAGTAGACCAGCGCTGTGGCCTTGGCATTGAGCTTGCTGACAAAGGCGGAGCGGAAGCCGGGGATCGTGGTTGCAAACGCGCCCGGCGTCACGGGAAAGTCATGCGCCGTGGTTGTTCCGATAACGTACACATTGCCGGAACTATCCAGGGCAATTCCGCTTCCCTGTTCTCCCCCGAAGCTGCCGCCCAGGAAGGTGGAGAACACCAGCGCCGAGCCGGTAGTGTTGAGTTCGGCAATGAACGCGGTGCCTCCCGACGTTAAGCGCGCGGCCTGAAATGCACCGGTTGTAGTGGGGAAATCGGAAGAGTTGGTGAGGCCGGTGACGTATGCATTGCCCGCGGAGTTCACCACAATCGCATTCGCGTTGTCATTATCGTCCGATCCGCCAAGGTAAGTGGAGTAAACGAGCGCTGTGCCGGTGGCGTTGAGCTTGGTGATGAAAGCCTGGGTGCGGTTTGCGGACTTCTGGGCGGTCTGATAGCTCCCCGATGTCACCGGGAAATCGGCGGAGGATGTGGTGCCGGTAATGTAAGTATTGCCGGAAGCATCGACCGCGATGCCCAAAGCCTCTTCCCCGGTGCTACCGCCCAGGTAAGTGGAGTAGACGAGAGTGGGGTCGATCACCAGCGGAAGGTCACAATCGTAGTCACCCAGCGCAAAGCCAACCGAGTTTTGCGCCAGGAGCCTGAAGCGCCCCGAAACCCGCCGACGCTTGCCTTCCTCTTCCTGGTAGACAGTCGGCGCGTGAAAGACGATCTTGCCGTTCCGTGCCCACACCGTCAGATCGCCGTTGGCAGCGAGTTGAAGCCTGCTGGCTCCTGCGAACTGCAGGCGAATCGCTTCAGGGTTGGCCTTTGGCGCAACCACAAAGTCGTACTCGAGCTGCTGCTGATTGCCGTAGTAAACGAGATCGACACCCGGATAAACTCCTGCGAACTCCACTTTCGCAAAGGTAGGGACCCCCGACTGCCAGCGAGAGGGATCGTTGCCGCGGAAGTAGTTCACCGTACCCGCAAGCGGTTCGACTCCATGCGGCTCAGCCAAACCATTCGCTCCCAGCAACTGCATCCGGAGCACGTCCGTTTTGGCAGGGGAGGGAAGATGGCTGCCCGCAACTTTACGGGTATCGCTAGAATCAGGCGTGCGAAGCGCCA from the Occallatibacter riparius genome contains:
- a CDS encoding enolase C-terminal domain-like protein translates to MLALAPRSVKAQEQFARATRATPQPRIKDISVIECQPAGFRLTVVKITTDQPGLYGYGCATFTQRADLVRPAVEKYLKPFLLNKTTDRIEDIWQSCYDSSYWKNGPVLNNALSGIDQALWDIKGRQAGMPVYQLAGGKCREAVDCYTHASGAEYQDVVDAAKKYIDQGFRHVRVQVELPGMSGYGAAHSSDKRPKALHDQPLFDPALAMRRNLKLLEFCRRELGEEIELLHDMHERLTPNEAVQFCKEAEQYRMFFLEDPLSPEDLEYFRQIRQNCATPIAMGELFNSPHEWRPLIEGRLIDYIRVHLSQVGGFSPARKIAILAEQYEVKTAWHGPGDVSPVGHMANATLDLVSYNFGIQEYTPFNERTQAIFQGCPEMKDGYLWVSEKPGWGIEIDDKVAAKSPFTSSPLNGGWGEIRLRDGTVIKQ
- a CDS encoding 5'-3' exonuclease H3TH domain-containing protein; amino-acid sequence: MHSGQRPGPLRSWKARCATGPSPKAGQRRARVLAKFGVGPQSIPDYLALVGDAADGYPGLPGWGAKSTASVLSRFRHIEQIPSSAREWHVQVAASAQLPENLRENYEAALLFRDLATLRTHVPVFESIDELRWRGPTPAFDRIGKRLGAAVVQETTKHPSRRTAKRETPHNPAAQ
- a CDS encoding outer membrane beta-barrel protein, translated to MRIRFALLLAIAATSMTAAAQSTARPVSSGPELSLEYTYLRSNAPVDQCGCFSPQGGRASFAYPLPGGHFSLAGDVTAGHAGKIAAHDYDLTLTTFTAGVRYRHVLPTGRLEPFGQVLAGGAHAGGSLVEGNTAAANPSVVFASNVGGGLDLRLRPESRISWRAVEADYLVTLFHNGQNDHQNILQLSTGIAFHFSRR
- a CDS encoding DUF7948 domain-containing protein, with the protein product MFSISLGRSTAVSMLMFVGLGVMASSAQNLPETAAQRSSVASSYGHLPLAFEVNRGQTDPRVRFLARGSGYGVFLTSQEAVLALRTPDSSDTRKVAGSHLPSPAKTDVLRMQLLGANGLAEPHGVEPLAGTVNYFRGNDPSRWQSGVPTFAKVEFAGVYPGVDLVYYGNQQQLEYDFVVAPKANPEAIRLQFAGASRLQLAANGDLTVWARNGKIVFHAPTVYQEEEGKRRRVSGRFRLLAQNSVGFALGDYDCDLPLVIDPTLVYSTYLGGSTGEEALGIAVDASGNTYITGTTSSADFPVTSGSYQTAQKSANRTQAFITKLNATGTALVYSTYLGGSDDNDNANAIVVNSAGNAYVTGLTNSSDFPTTTGAFQAARLTSGGTAFIAELNTTGSALVFSTFLGGSFGGEQGSGIALDSSGNVYVIGTTTAHDFPVTPGAFATTIPGFRSAFVSKLNAKATALVYSTYLGGANYDSGNAIALDAAGNAYVGGVTSSQNFPVTPGAFQQTNVAPNAISFVSKLNPSGSALVYSTYLGGSTKDIVKTIAVDSASTVYVGGHSESSDFPVTAGAFQGAGHSGAGFVTHLNAAGSALVYSTFLGPPSTQFNDGVRSLRVSSAGEAYVTGDTLPGFPVTADAFQSTAATLGSAFITRINAAGTALAYSTCLGGATKGTFGDAIAIDAAGHAFVAGGTVARDFPATSRAFQTTNKTGSEFATTGFVAAFDTNPAAVATTTTLTSSANPATVGQKVIFDATVDASSGSTTPTGNVVFSVDGTDVDTIALNGGAASYNTSTLTAGTHTVKAAYQGDSGFSSSSASLTQTINLAQAAAPTFSPAGGTYSTAQSVTISSSTTGATIYYSIDGSAPTTSSANYTSPVAVSATETIKAIAAGSGYTTSAVASATYTIQTSAVATFNQASLDFGNQTTGTSSSARTVTLKNTGNATLTLTGFPITGSSSFTQTSTCGSSLAAGASCALAIVFTPQTTGAQSATLSVSSNTSGDAPTVALTGTGTAPAAPVVTLTPGSLAFGSQTQGSSSTAQSITVKNTGTAPLTSITVSLSESQPSVSGKVRPQAAIASANYSATTTCGSSLDVGATCTVSVVFTPTAIGSLPGTLLVTDNAANSPQSTGLSGTGVAVQQGDFTVAATTSTATIAAGGSAQFHLTVGTTGGPYNKAVTLSASGLPSGATAGFSPASVTPGSGTADSVMTIQTAATMAAYRGLEPLWPIGSPALALLFFAIPKRLRGKWSRRMQVGLIVLASLAAAAAVTGCGGGFALPRTSVTSIITVTASSGSDVHTTTVQLTVN